In Xyrauchen texanus isolate HMW12.3.18 chromosome 23, RBS_HiC_50CHRs, whole genome shotgun sequence, a genomic segment contains:
- the pcdh12 gene encoding protocadherin-12 isoform X1, which translates to MLPILLLATLIECPPSHAHYLGSAPLIIQYQVWEEQPSGTRVGRLLDDLRQRGETGSLENFQVVQDGHALPVTVAARDGTVSTLGKLDREELCWGAELCELAFSILYRKGGAMHFLSVRVEVMDINDHSPVFPSPVQEAEISETALLRMRIPLDHALDPDAGPNGLQTYSLSSNQHFALDVRTSGGTKQAELVIIKELDRELQTSLELILTAWDKGNPPKSGSTKVIVTILDSNDNSPVFEDAPPFIELAEDTIHGTLVINLQATDPDQGANGDVEYTLSKHVPVEVQRLFSIHPKTGALTLQGPLDFEEKSMYEVDIQARDLGPNAIPSHHKLLVKLRDVNDNAPRIHITWTPPDSPVATVLEGAPSETFLALVMVSDADSGANGQVRVHILNGSGPFLLKQIHEDNYMVVTNDTLDREKQMEYKLTLLAQDSGDPSLSCIKHLTVHILDENDNAPVFTKSYYRSVIKENNIPGFHFLTVEAHDVDLDFSGRVSFSIRESNELGTQTVFFSVHPTSGAVTVQQSLDYEESRSYSFIVEAVDQGYPPMTSSATVLVEIQDANDNYPVIHEPLPKKGVATLSVPVNVEKGKIVTELGGKALESSFHKPRNGSSHNKPDGFLATTIQASDPDSGLNGRLHFRITDDSPSNIFFLDKTTGQLYVNTSNATELIGRTFKLGIAVSDMGTPVLITTTTLEVTFINFRDHLKNLSQDNQAQYSFTMLLAICLGSTCLFLLLAVVLAKTFCHPNKRDNHAYNCRQAESTYTRHPRRPQKHIRKTDIQLVPVLRGQKETPPEHEYEALSSTSPLMEKPFPQCQFNLTPTLARMAQNQAYSEMDGNLPDTPSKTLRTPGSIEWNGTLPYRTLHKTRNASSSSFSNSQVGTLRGHRNEEVNSTTMDPSQSMASVHSNQATLWRPKTTERRGRMEEYDHKQILKKLVRLSIAAFEHNSSIELSSASPEVQQVSQLLALLHQGQLQPRPNFRGNKYSHRTGRSGAHDADWLSTKDSGHGESEMGDMDWETGRDSPVDPLYEEDLSNLLHSDVFSDVPDPAWMARLSLPFSTDYHENLFVPDGPPSPDGPCPISSLDDSTSFSTFGKTSDMSSALDGRALMPEVSSLFEMLLTRKADAQSCPPAEVLYRLSAAYRRSLGLEPPANGAMPPRATKGQLP; encoded by the exons ATGCTTCCGATTTTGCTCCTGGCAACTCTTATTGAGTGCCCACCCAGTCACGCCCACTATTTGGGCTCTGCTCCCCTAATTATCCAGTATCAGGTCTGGGAAGAGCAGCCCTCAGGGACAAGGGTGGGCCGCCTCCTGGATGACCTGCGTCAGCGTGGAGAGACCGGGTCACTTGAAAACTTCCAGGTCGTGCAGGATGGGCATGCCCTACCAGTTACAGTTGCTGCAAGAGATGGCACTGTGTCAACACTTGGTAAGCTGGACAGAGAAGAACTATGCTGGGGAGCAGAACTCTGCGAACTGGCCTTTAGCATCCTCTACAGAAAGGGTGGTGCTATGCACTTCCTATCAGTTCGTGTTGAGGTGATGGACATAAATGACCACAGCCCAGTCTTCCCAAGCCCAGTCCAGGAGGCCGAGATCTCAGAGACTGCCTTACTGAGAATGCGCATCCCTTTGGACCATGCATTGGATCCAGATGCTGGACCTAATGGCCTGCAAACCTACTCGCTGTCTTCCAACCAGCACTTTGCTTTGGATGTCCGTACCTCTGGAGGGACCAAGCAGGCTGAATTGGTGATCATCAAAGAGTTAGACAGAGAGTTGCAGACATCTTTAGAGTTGATTCTTACTGCCTGGGACAAAGGGAACCCACCCAAGTCAGGCAGCACAAAAGTTATAGTCACAATTCTGGACTCCAACGATAACAGCCCTGTATTTGAAGATGCCCCGCCATTTATTGAGCTGGCAGAGGATACCATTCATGGGACGCTTGTCATTAATCTCCAAGCAACAGACCCTGATCAAGGTGCAAATGGGGACGTGGAGTACACCCTTAGTAAACACGTCCCGGTAGAAGTTCAAAGACTTTTCAGCATCCATCCCAAAACCGGTGCTTTGACTTTACAAGGCCCTTTAGATTTTGAAGAAAAGAGCATGTATGAGGTAGACATCCAAGCTCGAGATCTTGGTCCCAATGCAATCCCATCTCATCACAAATTGCTGGTCAAATTGCGAGATGTCAACGACAATGCTCCACGGATACATATAACATGGACTCCACCAGATTCCCCTGTTGCAACAGTATTAGAGGGAGCACCAAGTGAGACTTTCCTTGCTCTTGTAATGGTGTCTGATGCTGATTCAGGGGCAAATGGCCAGGTACGAGTTCACATTCTGAATGGTTCTGGCCCCTTCCTTCTCAAGCAAATCCATGAAGATAATTACATGGTTGTAACCAATGATACTCTGGATCGTGAGAAACAAATGGAGTATAAACTCACTCTTCTAGCTCAAGACAGTGGTGATCCTTCTCTCTCCTGTATTAAGCACCTGACTGTCCATATTTTGGATGAAAACGATAATGCACCAGTGTTTACCAAAAGTTACTACCGCAGTGTCATCAAAGAAAACAACATACCTGGCTTCCATTTCTTGACAGTGGAGGCCCATGATGTTGACCTGGACTTCAGTGGAAGGGTATCATTCTCTATTCGGGAGTCAAATGAATTGGGGACACAGACAGTGTTTTTCTCTGTCCACCCAACCAGTGGGGCTGTTACTGTTCAGCAATCTTTAGACTATGAGGAATCACGCTCCTACTCTTTTATTGTAGAGGCTGTTGATCAAGGATATCCCCCAATGACCAGTAGTGCAACAGTGCTGGTTGAGATACAGGATGCTAATGACAATTATCCTGTAATACATGAGCCCTTACCCAAGAAAGGGGTTGCAACGCTAAGTGTCCCAGTGAATGTGGAAAAAGGGAAGATTGTGACTGAACTTGGGGGTAAAGCTCTTGAGAGTAGCTTCCACAAACCAAGAAATGGCTCTTCCCACAACAAACCTGATGGTTTTCTAGCCACCACCATCCAGGCCAGTGATCCAGATTCTGGTCTCAATGGAAGACTACATTTTAGGATAACCGATGACAGCCCCTCTAACATATTCTTTCTGGACAAAACTACTGGGCAACTCTATGTGAACACATCTAATGCAACTGAATTGATTGGTAGAACATTTAAACTGGGTATTGCAGTATCTGATATGGGAACACCTGTGCTAATCACAACAACCACTTTGGAAGTGACTTTCATCAACTTTCGTGACCACCTCAAGAACTTGTCTCAGGATAACCAGGCCCAGTACAGTTTTACAATGCTTTTAGCCATCTGTCTTGGATCAACCTGCCTGTTTTTACTTCTAGCCGTTGTGTTGGCCAAGACATTCTGTCATCCCAACAAACGGGACAACCATGCTTATAATTGTAGACAAGCTGAGTCAACCTACACCCGGCATCCACGACGCCCTCAGAAACACATTCGTAAGACTGACATCCAGTTGGTACCAGTGCTTAGGGGTCAAAAGGAAACCCCACCTGAACATGAATATGAGGCACTGTCCTCTACATCACCCCTAATGGAAAAGCCTTTTCCACAGTGCCAGTTTAACCTAACACCTACACTTGCTCGCATGGCTCAAAATCAAGCTTATTCAGAAATGGATGGGAACCTACCAGATACACCAAGCAAGACACTCAGGACACCTGGGAGCATAGAGTGGAATGGAACACTACCTTATCGAACCCTGCACAAGACCAGAAATGCTTCTTCCTCGTCTTTCTCAAACTCGCAGGTCGGCACACTCAGAGGCCACAGAAATGAAGAAGTCAACTCCACTACCATGGACCCCTCACAATCTATGGCTTCAGTTCACAGTAATCAGGCTACACTTTGGAGACCAAAGACCACAGAAAGAAGAGGAAGGATGGAAGAGTATGACCATAAGCAGATCCTGAAGAAACTTGTTCGACTCTCGATTGCAGCCTTTGAACACAACAGCTCCATTGAATTGTCCTCCGCATCACCTGAAGTGCAA caggtgtcccagCTCTTGGCTCTGCTGCATCAGGGGCAACTTCAGCCTCGACCAAATTTTCGTGGAAACAAGTACTCACACCGAACTGGCAG GTCAGGGGCTCACGATGCTGACTGGCTGAGCACTAAGGACAGTGGTCATGGTGAGAGTGAAATGGGGGATATGGACTGGGAAACGGGCAGAGACTCACCTGTGGACCCCTTATATGAAGAAGACCTCAGTAATCTGCTTCATTCtg ATGTTTTCTCAGATGTTCCAGATCCAGCATGGATGGCTCGTCTCTCTCTTCCTTTCAGCACTGACTACCATGAAAACCTGTTTGTCCCAGATGGGCCACCATCCCCTGATGGCCCCTGCCCCATCTCTAGTCTTGATGATTCTACTTCCTTCTCCACCTTTGGTAAAACCTCAGATATGAGCAGCGCGCTGGACGGCAGAGCTCTGATGCCAGAAGTGAGCTCTCTTTTTGAGATGCTGTTGACACGGAAAGCTGATGCTCAGTCATGCCCGCCTGCAGAAGTGCTGTACAGACTCTCAGCAGCTTATAGACGCTCACTCGGGTTAGAGCCACCTGCGAATGGTGCCATGCCCCCACGTGCCACCAAGGGCCAACTTCCATAA
- the prpf19 gene encoding pre-mRNA-processing factor 19, whose amino-acid sequence MSLVCAISNEIPEHPCVSPVSSQVFERRLIEKYIAENGADPINGQPLSEEQLIDIKVSHPIRPKAPSATSIPAILKSLQDEWDAVMLHSFTLRQQLQTTRQELSHALYQHDAACRVIARLTKEVTAAREALATLKPQAGLIATQAAPASQPSAVGAGGEAMEISEQVGMTPEIIQKLQDKATVLTTERKKRGKTVPEELVRAEELSKYRQVASHAGLHSASIPGILSLDLCPTDTNKVLTGGTDKNVVVFDRREEQIVATLKGHTKKVTSVIYHPAQSVVFSASPDSTIRVWSVTGGNCVQVIKAHEAGVTGLSLHATGDYLLSSSEDQYWAFSDIQTGRVLTKVTDETAGCALTCAQFHPDGLIFGTGTADSQIKIWDLKERTNVANFPGHSGPVTAIAFSENGYYLATGAQDSSLKLWDLRKLKNFKTITLDNSYEVKSLVFDQSGTYLAVGGSDIRVYICKQWSEVLNFSDHSGLVTGVAFGEHAQFLASSGMDRSLKFYSL is encoded by the exons ATGTCTTTGGTTTGCGCGA TCTCAAATGAGATACCGGAGCACCCCTGCGTCTCTCCAGTTTCCAGTCAAGTTTTTGAGAGACGTCTGATTGAGAAATACATTGCAGAGAATGGAGCCGATCCCATTAATGGACAGCCACTGTCCGAGGAGCAGCTCATTGACATCAAGG TGTCTCACCCCATTCGACCAAAGGCTCCATCTGCCACAAGTATTCCTGCTATCCTCAAATCTCTCCAAGATGAGTGG GACGCTGTAATGTTGCATAGTTTTACATTGAGGCAGCAGTTGCAAACCACCCGACAGGAGCTGTCTCATGCCCTCTACCAGCACGATGCGGCCTGCAGAGTCATTGCTCGTCTCACTAAAGAGGTCACTGCAGCCAGAGAGG CCTTGGCTACACTCAAACCTCAGGCTGGACTGATTGCTACACAGGCTGCTCCCGCATCCCAACCCTCTGCTGTG GGTGCTGGTGGTGAGGCCATGGAGATCAGTGAGCAGGTTGGAATGACTCCGGAGATCATACAGAAG CTCCAAGACAAGGCCACTGTCCTGACCACTGAGAGAAAGAAG aGAGGAAAGACCGTGCCAGAAGAGCTCGTCCGAGCAGAAGAGCTCAGCAAGTACCGCCAAGTGGCATCCCATGCT GGTCTTCACAGTGCTAGTATCCCAGGAATCCTTTCTCTGGATCTTTGCCCAACAGACACCAACAAAGTCCTCACTG gTGGCACGGATAAGAATGTGGTGGTGTTTGACCGTAGAGAGGAGCAGATTGTTGCCACCCTCAAAGGGCACACTAAAAAGGTCACCTCTGTCATTTACCACCCCGCTCAG TCGGTTGTGTTCTCGGCGTCTCCAGACAGCACTATTCGAGTGTGGTCTGTTACCGGGGGCAACTGCGTGCAGGTGATCAAGGCTCACGAGGCGGGTGTTACTGGCCTTTCGCTGCATGCTACCGGAGACTACTTACTGAGCTCATCTGAGGACCAg TACTGGGCCTTCTCTGATATTCAAACTGGACGTGTGCTGACCAAAGTCACAGATGAGACTGCTGGATGTG CACTGACCTGTGCTCAGTTCCATCCTGACGGTCTGATTTTCGGCACGGGCACAGCAGATTCTCAGATTAAGATCTGGGATCTGAAGGAAAGGACCAATGTAGCCAACTTCCCTGGCCATTCCGGCCCTGTGACCGCCATCGCCTTCTCTGAGAATGGATACTATTTGGCCACTG GTGCTCAGGACAGTTCACTGAAGCTTTGGGATTTGAGGAAACTCAAGAACTTCAAGACAATCACATTGGACAACAGTTATGAG GTGAAGTCTCTGGTCTTTGATCAAAGTGGAACATATCTGGCTGTGGGTGGATCGGACATTAGAGTTTATATCTGTAAACAGTGGTCTGAAGTCCTCAACTTCTCTG ATCATTCTGGTCTGGTGACTGGTGTGGCTTTTGGTGAGCATGCCCAGTTCCTGGCTTCCAGTGGTATGGACAGAAGTCTCAAATTCTACAGCTTGTAG
- the pcdh12 gene encoding protocadherin-12 isoform X2, whose amino-acid sequence MLPILLLATLIECPPSHAHYLGSAPLIIQYQVWEEQPSGTRVGRLLDDLRQRGETGSLENFQVVQDGHALPVTVAARDGTVSTLGKLDREELCWGAELCELAFSILYRKGGAMHFLSVRVEVMDINDHSPVFPSPVQEAEISETALLRMRIPLDHALDPDAGPNGLQTYSLSSNQHFALDVRTSGGTKQAELVIIKELDRELQTSLELILTAWDKGNPPKSGSTKVIVTILDSNDNSPVFEDAPPFIELAEDTIHGTLVINLQATDPDQGANGDVEYTLSKHVPVEVQRLFSIHPKTGALTLQGPLDFEEKSMYEVDIQARDLGPNAIPSHHKLLVKLRDVNDNAPRIHITWTPPDSPVATVLEGAPSETFLALVMVSDADSGANGQVRVHILNGSGPFLLKQIHEDNYMVVTNDTLDREKQMEYKLTLLAQDSGDPSLSCIKHLTVHILDENDNAPVFTKSYYRSVIKENNIPGFHFLTVEAHDVDLDFSGRVSFSIRESNELGTQTVFFSVHPTSGAVTVQQSLDYEESRSYSFIVEAVDQGYPPMTSSATVLVEIQDANDNYPVIHEPLPKKGVATLSVPVNVEKGKIVTELGGKALESSFHKPRNGSSHNKPDGFLATTIQASDPDSGLNGRLHFRITDDSPSNIFFLDKTTGQLYVNTSNATELIGRTFKLGIAVSDMGTPVLITTTTLEVTFINFRDHLKNLSQDNQAQYSFTMLLAICLGSTCLFLLLAVVLAKTFCHPNKRDNHAYNCRQAESTYTRHPRRPQKHIRKTDIQLVPVLRGQKETPPEHEYEALSSTSPLMEKPFPQCQFNLTPTLARMAQNQAYSEMDGNLPDTPSKTLRTPGSIEWNGTLPYRTLHKTRNASSSSFSNSQVGTLRGHRNEEVNSTTMDPSQSMASVHSNQATLWRPKTTERRGRMEEYDHKQILKKLVRLSIAAFEHNSSIELSSASPEVQVSQLLALLHQGQLQPRPNFRGNKYSHRTGRSGAHDADWLSTKDSGHGESEMGDMDWETGRDSPVDPLYEEDLSNLLHSDVFSDVPDPAWMARLSLPFSTDYHENLFVPDGPPSPDGPCPISSLDDSTSFSTFGKTSDMSSALDGRALMPEVSSLFEMLLTRKADAQSCPPAEVLYRLSAAYRRSLGLEPPANGAMPPRATKGQLP is encoded by the exons ATGCTTCCGATTTTGCTCCTGGCAACTCTTATTGAGTGCCCACCCAGTCACGCCCACTATTTGGGCTCTGCTCCCCTAATTATCCAGTATCAGGTCTGGGAAGAGCAGCCCTCAGGGACAAGGGTGGGCCGCCTCCTGGATGACCTGCGTCAGCGTGGAGAGACCGGGTCACTTGAAAACTTCCAGGTCGTGCAGGATGGGCATGCCCTACCAGTTACAGTTGCTGCAAGAGATGGCACTGTGTCAACACTTGGTAAGCTGGACAGAGAAGAACTATGCTGGGGAGCAGAACTCTGCGAACTGGCCTTTAGCATCCTCTACAGAAAGGGTGGTGCTATGCACTTCCTATCAGTTCGTGTTGAGGTGATGGACATAAATGACCACAGCCCAGTCTTCCCAAGCCCAGTCCAGGAGGCCGAGATCTCAGAGACTGCCTTACTGAGAATGCGCATCCCTTTGGACCATGCATTGGATCCAGATGCTGGACCTAATGGCCTGCAAACCTACTCGCTGTCTTCCAACCAGCACTTTGCTTTGGATGTCCGTACCTCTGGAGGGACCAAGCAGGCTGAATTGGTGATCATCAAAGAGTTAGACAGAGAGTTGCAGACATCTTTAGAGTTGATTCTTACTGCCTGGGACAAAGGGAACCCACCCAAGTCAGGCAGCACAAAAGTTATAGTCACAATTCTGGACTCCAACGATAACAGCCCTGTATTTGAAGATGCCCCGCCATTTATTGAGCTGGCAGAGGATACCATTCATGGGACGCTTGTCATTAATCTCCAAGCAACAGACCCTGATCAAGGTGCAAATGGGGACGTGGAGTACACCCTTAGTAAACACGTCCCGGTAGAAGTTCAAAGACTTTTCAGCATCCATCCCAAAACCGGTGCTTTGACTTTACAAGGCCCTTTAGATTTTGAAGAAAAGAGCATGTATGAGGTAGACATCCAAGCTCGAGATCTTGGTCCCAATGCAATCCCATCTCATCACAAATTGCTGGTCAAATTGCGAGATGTCAACGACAATGCTCCACGGATACATATAACATGGACTCCACCAGATTCCCCTGTTGCAACAGTATTAGAGGGAGCACCAAGTGAGACTTTCCTTGCTCTTGTAATGGTGTCTGATGCTGATTCAGGGGCAAATGGCCAGGTACGAGTTCACATTCTGAATGGTTCTGGCCCCTTCCTTCTCAAGCAAATCCATGAAGATAATTACATGGTTGTAACCAATGATACTCTGGATCGTGAGAAACAAATGGAGTATAAACTCACTCTTCTAGCTCAAGACAGTGGTGATCCTTCTCTCTCCTGTATTAAGCACCTGACTGTCCATATTTTGGATGAAAACGATAATGCACCAGTGTTTACCAAAAGTTACTACCGCAGTGTCATCAAAGAAAACAACATACCTGGCTTCCATTTCTTGACAGTGGAGGCCCATGATGTTGACCTGGACTTCAGTGGAAGGGTATCATTCTCTATTCGGGAGTCAAATGAATTGGGGACACAGACAGTGTTTTTCTCTGTCCACCCAACCAGTGGGGCTGTTACTGTTCAGCAATCTTTAGACTATGAGGAATCACGCTCCTACTCTTTTATTGTAGAGGCTGTTGATCAAGGATATCCCCCAATGACCAGTAGTGCAACAGTGCTGGTTGAGATACAGGATGCTAATGACAATTATCCTGTAATACATGAGCCCTTACCCAAGAAAGGGGTTGCAACGCTAAGTGTCCCAGTGAATGTGGAAAAAGGGAAGATTGTGACTGAACTTGGGGGTAAAGCTCTTGAGAGTAGCTTCCACAAACCAAGAAATGGCTCTTCCCACAACAAACCTGATGGTTTTCTAGCCACCACCATCCAGGCCAGTGATCCAGATTCTGGTCTCAATGGAAGACTACATTTTAGGATAACCGATGACAGCCCCTCTAACATATTCTTTCTGGACAAAACTACTGGGCAACTCTATGTGAACACATCTAATGCAACTGAATTGATTGGTAGAACATTTAAACTGGGTATTGCAGTATCTGATATGGGAACACCTGTGCTAATCACAACAACCACTTTGGAAGTGACTTTCATCAACTTTCGTGACCACCTCAAGAACTTGTCTCAGGATAACCAGGCCCAGTACAGTTTTACAATGCTTTTAGCCATCTGTCTTGGATCAACCTGCCTGTTTTTACTTCTAGCCGTTGTGTTGGCCAAGACATTCTGTCATCCCAACAAACGGGACAACCATGCTTATAATTGTAGACAAGCTGAGTCAACCTACACCCGGCATCCACGACGCCCTCAGAAACACATTCGTAAGACTGACATCCAGTTGGTACCAGTGCTTAGGGGTCAAAAGGAAACCCCACCTGAACATGAATATGAGGCACTGTCCTCTACATCACCCCTAATGGAAAAGCCTTTTCCACAGTGCCAGTTTAACCTAACACCTACACTTGCTCGCATGGCTCAAAATCAAGCTTATTCAGAAATGGATGGGAACCTACCAGATACACCAAGCAAGACACTCAGGACACCTGGGAGCATAGAGTGGAATGGAACACTACCTTATCGAACCCTGCACAAGACCAGAAATGCTTCTTCCTCGTCTTTCTCAAACTCGCAGGTCGGCACACTCAGAGGCCACAGAAATGAAGAAGTCAACTCCACTACCATGGACCCCTCACAATCTATGGCTTCAGTTCACAGTAATCAGGCTACACTTTGGAGACCAAAGACCACAGAAAGAAGAGGAAGGATGGAAGAGTATGACCATAAGCAGATCCTGAAGAAACTTGTTCGACTCTCGATTGCAGCCTTTGAACACAACAGCTCCATTGAATTGTCCTCCGCATCACCTGAAGTGCAA gtgtcccagCTCTTGGCTCTGCTGCATCAGGGGCAACTTCAGCCTCGACCAAATTTTCGTGGAAACAAGTACTCACACCGAACTGGCAG GTCAGGGGCTCACGATGCTGACTGGCTGAGCACTAAGGACAGTGGTCATGGTGAGAGTGAAATGGGGGATATGGACTGGGAAACGGGCAGAGACTCACCTGTGGACCCCTTATATGAAGAAGACCTCAGTAATCTGCTTCATTCtg ATGTTTTCTCAGATGTTCCAGATCCAGCATGGATGGCTCGTCTCTCTCTTCCTTTCAGCACTGACTACCATGAAAACCTGTTTGTCCCAGATGGGCCACCATCCCCTGATGGCCCCTGCCCCATCTCTAGTCTTGATGATTCTACTTCCTTCTCCACCTTTGGTAAAACCTCAGATATGAGCAGCGCGCTGGACGGCAGAGCTCTGATGCCAGAAGTGAGCTCTCTTTTTGAGATGCTGTTGACACGGAAAGCTGATGCTCAGTCATGCCCGCCTGCAGAAGTGCTGTACAGACTCTCAGCAGCTTATAGACGCTCACTCGGGTTAGAGCCACCTGCGAATGGTGCCATGCCCCCACGTGCCACCAAGGGCCAACTTCCATAA